Proteins from one Oncorhynchus gorbuscha isolate QuinsamMale2020 ecotype Even-year linkage group LG18, OgorEven_v1.0, whole genome shotgun sequence genomic window:
- the LOC124002659 gene encoding vacuolar fusion protein MON1 homolog B-like isoform X3 — MERDDNQEKGEMEEIKSENPSSDCTLSTGSADLTPALPSEIHTVPEPAGPVGGDDGTNVTLEEPKNPPPSDTMGEEGTQELEPAPDQELEPAPVQELEPVPDQELEPAPDQVKDEETDECNKTEYHNSSGGQPETVPEEASSSAENVQDDSGEFVVTMLARGKLEQQDMGVKGMSSTLSETGAPEAPPSYRDEDVMAESWRQHRKHVFVLSEAGKPIYSRYGSEEALSSTMGVMMALVSFVQSSDNMIRSVYSDGHTVVFMQKGPLVLVSVSSSRQSEQQLRAELLYVYYQIISMLTQASITRIFEHKKNYDLRRLLAGSEKILDGLLNLVDSDPSFLLAAVHCLPLTSSLRDSLSQILQKAITPNLVFSILIAKNQLLTIVQEKTVIEDTRLEPADVHLLLNLIGASSAFQAGEIWTPICLPLFNPDCYFYAYISYLDPPECTVCLLLLSTDKEAFYAVAECKRRIELAMLAQSSLRLIANAHSYSVSQVGVSDLRHFMYKPFDVPDNYKQLTQFTSPEMEAPYSTEEERMRLLDLYRYMHGRIHSSSRPLKLIYHVAERETLLAWVTSKFELYTCFSPLVTKARAINAITKLLRWIKKEEDRLFIRYPPKYSTTPNPSKSSRKSDQQDSTDNGFASLL, encoded by the exons atggagagagatgacaATCaagaaaagggagagatggaggagataaAGAGTGAGAATCCATCCTCAGACTGCACACTGTCAACTG GTTCTGCTGATCTCACTCCTGCTCTGCCCTCTGAAATTCACACAGTTCCTGAGCCTGCTGGGCCAGTGGGAGGAGACGACGGCACCAATGTGACTTTAGAGGAGCCTAAGAATCCACCTCCATCAGATACTATGGGTGAGGAGGGGACCCAGGAACTAGAACCGGCCCCTGATCAGGAACTAGAACCGGCCCCTGTCCAGGAACTAGAACCGGTCCCTGACCAGGAACTAGAACCGGCTCCTGACCAGGTAAAAGATGAAGAGACTGATGAGTGCAATAAGACAGAATATCATAACAGTTCAGGTGGTCAACCAGAGACTGTGCCAGAAGAGGCTTCATCTTCAGCTGAGAATGTGCAGGACGACTCAGGGGAGTTTGTGGTCACTATGTTGGCCAGAGGTAAACTGGAGCAACAAGATATGGGAGTGAAGGGGATGTCCTCTACACTTTCAGAGACTGGTGCCCCAGAGGCCCCCCCATCCTACCGTGATGAAGACGTGATGGCTGAGAGCTGGAGGCAGCACAGGAAGCATGTGTTTGTCCTGAGTGAGGCAGGGAAACCAATCTACTCCCGCTACGGCAGTGAAGAGGCCCTGTCGTCCACCATGGGAGTCATGATGGCACTGGTGTCCTTTGTCCAGAGTAGTGACAACATGATCCGCTCTGTCTACTCAG ACGGGCACACGGTGGTGTTCATGCAGAAGGGTCCTCTGGTGCTGGTGTCTGTGTCAAGCAGCCGTCAGTCAGAGCAGCAGCTGCGTGCTGAGCTGCTGTACGTCTACTACCAGATCATCAGCATGCTCACCCAGGCCAGCATCACACGCATCTTCGAACACAAGAAGAACTATGACCTGCGGCGACTACTGGCCGGCTCCGAGAAGATCCTGGATGGCCTCCTCAACCTGGTGGACTCAGACCCCAGCTTCCTGCTGGCAGCGGTGCACTGCTTGCCCCTGACTTCCTCTCTCAGGGACTCCCTCAGCCAGATCCTACAGAAGGCCATCACCCCAAACCTGGTCTTCTCCATCCTCATTGCCAAGAACCAGCTTCTCACCATTGTCCAGGAGAAGACGGTGATTGAGGACACCAGGCTGGAGCCTGCTGATGTCCACCTGCTGCTCAACCTCATTGGGGCCTCCTCTGCCTTCCAGGCTGGAGAGATCTGGACTCCCATCTGCCTGCCTCTCTTTAACCCTGACTGTTACTTCTATGCCTACATCTCCTACCTGGACCCCCCAGAATGCACTGTGTGTCTGCTGCTGCTCTCCACGGATAAGGAGGCTTTTTATGCGGTGGCAGAGTGTAAGAGGAGGATAGAGTTGGCCATGCTGGCTCAGAGCTCTCTGAGGCTCATTGCCAATGCCCACTCCTACAGCGTGAGCCAGGTGGGTGTCTCAGACCTCAGGCACTTCATGTACAAGCCCTTTGATGTCCCAGACAACTACAAGCAGCTCACCCAGTTCACCAG CCCAGAGATGGAGGCTCCCTACAgcacggaggaggagaggatgcgGCTGCTGGACCTGTACCGTTACATGCACGGTCGCATCCACAGCTCCTCCCGGCCCCTCAAGCTCATCTACCACGTGGCAGAGAGGGAAACCCTGCTGGCCTGG GTCACAAGTAAATTTGAGTTGTACACTTGCTTCAGCCCCTTGGTGACTAAGGCCCGTGCCATTAACGCAATAACCAAGCTTCTACGTTGGATCAAGAAGGAGGAGGACCGTCTCTTTATCCGATACCCACCCAAGTATTCAACCACGCCCAACCCCAGCAAAAGCTCCCGCAAGTCTGACCAGCAGGACTCCACAGATAATGGCTTTGCGTCTCTACTATAG
- the LOC124002659 gene encoding vacuolar fusion protein MON1 homolog B-like isoform X4, producing MERDDNQEKGEMEEIKSENPSSDCTLSTVPEPAGPVGGDDGTNVTLEEPKNPPPSDTMGEEGTQELEPAPDQELEPAPVQELEPVPDQELEPAPDQVKDEETDECNKTEYHNSSGGQPETVPEEASSSAENVQDDSGEFVVTMLARGKLEQQDMGVKGMSSTLSETGAPEAPPSYRDEDVMAESWRQHRKHVFVLSEAGKPIYSRYGSEEALSSTMGVMMALVSFVQSSDNMIRSVYSDGHTVVFMQKGPLVLVSVSSSRQSEQQLRAELLYVYYQIISMLTQASITRIFEHKKNYDLRRLLAGSEKILDGLLNLVDSDPSFLLAAVHCLPLTSSLRDSLSQILQKAITPNLVFSILIAKNQLLTIVQEKTVIEDTRLEPADVHLLLNLIGASSAFQAGEIWTPICLPLFNPDCYFYAYISYLDPPECTVCLLLLSTDKEAFYAVAECKRRIELAMLAQSSLRLIANAHSYSVSQVGVSDLRHFMYKPFDVPDNYKQLTQFTSPEMEAPYSTEEERMRLLDLYRYMHGRIHSSSRPLKLIYHVAERETLLAWVTSKFELYTCFSPLVTKARAINAITKLLRWIKKEEDRLFIRYPPKYSTTPNPSKSSRKSDQQDSTDNGFASLL from the exons atggagagagatgacaATCaagaaaagggagagatggaggagataaAGAGTGAGAATCCATCCTCAGACTGCACACTGTCAACTG TTCCTGAGCCTGCTGGGCCAGTGGGAGGAGACGACGGCACCAATGTGACTTTAGAGGAGCCTAAGAATCCACCTCCATCAGATACTATGGGTGAGGAGGGGACCCAGGAACTAGAACCGGCCCCTGATCAGGAACTAGAACCGGCCCCTGTCCAGGAACTAGAACCGGTCCCTGACCAGGAACTAGAACCGGCTCCTGACCAGGTAAAAGATGAAGAGACTGATGAGTGCAATAAGACAGAATATCATAACAGTTCAGGTGGTCAACCAGAGACTGTGCCAGAAGAGGCTTCATCTTCAGCTGAGAATGTGCAGGACGACTCAGGGGAGTTTGTGGTCACTATGTTGGCCAGAGGTAAACTGGAGCAACAAGATATGGGAGTGAAGGGGATGTCCTCTACACTTTCAGAGACTGGTGCCCCAGAGGCCCCCCCATCCTACCGTGATGAAGACGTGATGGCTGAGAGCTGGAGGCAGCACAGGAAGCATGTGTTTGTCCTGAGTGAGGCAGGGAAACCAATCTACTCCCGCTACGGCAGTGAAGAGGCCCTGTCGTCCACCATGGGAGTCATGATGGCACTGGTGTCCTTTGTCCAGAGTAGTGACAACATGATCCGCTCTGTCTACTCAG ACGGGCACACGGTGGTGTTCATGCAGAAGGGTCCTCTGGTGCTGGTGTCTGTGTCAAGCAGCCGTCAGTCAGAGCAGCAGCTGCGTGCTGAGCTGCTGTACGTCTACTACCAGATCATCAGCATGCTCACCCAGGCCAGCATCACACGCATCTTCGAACACAAGAAGAACTATGACCTGCGGCGACTACTGGCCGGCTCCGAGAAGATCCTGGATGGCCTCCTCAACCTGGTGGACTCAGACCCCAGCTTCCTGCTGGCAGCGGTGCACTGCTTGCCCCTGACTTCCTCTCTCAGGGACTCCCTCAGCCAGATCCTACAGAAGGCCATCACCCCAAACCTGGTCTTCTCCATCCTCATTGCCAAGAACCAGCTTCTCACCATTGTCCAGGAGAAGACGGTGATTGAGGACACCAGGCTGGAGCCTGCTGATGTCCACCTGCTGCTCAACCTCATTGGGGCCTCCTCTGCCTTCCAGGCTGGAGAGATCTGGACTCCCATCTGCCTGCCTCTCTTTAACCCTGACTGTTACTTCTATGCCTACATCTCCTACCTGGACCCCCCAGAATGCACTGTGTGTCTGCTGCTGCTCTCCACGGATAAGGAGGCTTTTTATGCGGTGGCAGAGTGTAAGAGGAGGATAGAGTTGGCCATGCTGGCTCAGAGCTCTCTGAGGCTCATTGCCAATGCCCACTCCTACAGCGTGAGCCAGGTGGGTGTCTCAGACCTCAGGCACTTCATGTACAAGCCCTTTGATGTCCCAGACAACTACAAGCAGCTCACCCAGTTCACCAG CCCAGAGATGGAGGCTCCCTACAgcacggaggaggagaggatgcgGCTGCTGGACCTGTACCGTTACATGCACGGTCGCATCCACAGCTCCTCCCGGCCCCTCAAGCTCATCTACCACGTGGCAGAGAGGGAAACCCTGCTGGCCTGG GTCACAAGTAAATTTGAGTTGTACACTTGCTTCAGCCCCTTGGTGACTAAGGCCCGTGCCATTAACGCAATAACCAAGCTTCTACGTTGGATCAAGAAGGAGGAGGACCGTCTCTTTATCCGATACCCACCCAAGTATTCAACCACGCCCAACCCCAGCAAAAGCTCCCGCAAGTCTGACCAGCAGGACTCCACAGATAATGGCTTTGCGTCTCTACTATAG
- the LOC124002659 gene encoding vacuolar fusion protein MON1 homolog B-like isoform X2, which yields MDVLFVCDVNMERDDNQEKGEMEEIKSENPSSDCTLSTVPEPAGPVGGDDGTNVTLEEPKNPPPSDTMGEEGTQELEPAPDQELEPAPVQELEPVPDQELEPAPDQVKDEETDECNKTEYHNSSGGQPETVPEEASSSAENVQDDSGEFVVTMLARGKLEQQDMGVKGMSSTLSETGAPEAPPSYRDEDVMAESWRQHRKHVFVLSEAGKPIYSRYGSEEALSSTMGVMMALVSFVQSSDNMIRSVYSDGHTVVFMQKGPLVLVSVSSSRQSEQQLRAELLYVYYQIISMLTQASITRIFEHKKNYDLRRLLAGSEKILDGLLNLVDSDPSFLLAAVHCLPLTSSLRDSLSQILQKAITPNLVFSILIAKNQLLTIVQEKTVIEDTRLEPADVHLLLNLIGASSAFQAGEIWTPICLPLFNPDCYFYAYISYLDPPECTVCLLLLSTDKEAFYAVAECKRRIELAMLAQSSLRLIANAHSYSVSQVGVSDLRHFMYKPFDVPDNYKQLTQFTSPEMEAPYSTEEERMRLLDLYRYMHGRIHSSSRPLKLIYHVAERETLLAWVTSKFELYTCFSPLVTKARAINAITKLLRWIKKEEDRLFIRYPPKYSTTPNPSKSSRKSDQQDSTDNGFASLL from the exons ATGGATGTGCTGTT TGTTTGTGATgtcaacatggagagagatgacaATCaagaaaagggagagatggaggagataaAGAGTGAGAATCCATCCTCAGACTGCACACTGTCAACTG TTCCTGAGCCTGCTGGGCCAGTGGGAGGAGACGACGGCACCAATGTGACTTTAGAGGAGCCTAAGAATCCACCTCCATCAGATACTATGGGTGAGGAGGGGACCCAGGAACTAGAACCGGCCCCTGATCAGGAACTAGAACCGGCCCCTGTCCAGGAACTAGAACCGGTCCCTGACCAGGAACTAGAACCGGCTCCTGACCAGGTAAAAGATGAAGAGACTGATGAGTGCAATAAGACAGAATATCATAACAGTTCAGGTGGTCAACCAGAGACTGTGCCAGAAGAGGCTTCATCTTCAGCTGAGAATGTGCAGGACGACTCAGGGGAGTTTGTGGTCACTATGTTGGCCAGAGGTAAACTGGAGCAACAAGATATGGGAGTGAAGGGGATGTCCTCTACACTTTCAGAGACTGGTGCCCCAGAGGCCCCCCCATCCTACCGTGATGAAGACGTGATGGCTGAGAGCTGGAGGCAGCACAGGAAGCATGTGTTTGTCCTGAGTGAGGCAGGGAAACCAATCTACTCCCGCTACGGCAGTGAAGAGGCCCTGTCGTCCACCATGGGAGTCATGATGGCACTGGTGTCCTTTGTCCAGAGTAGTGACAACATGATCCGCTCTGTCTACTCAG ACGGGCACACGGTGGTGTTCATGCAGAAGGGTCCTCTGGTGCTGGTGTCTGTGTCAAGCAGCCGTCAGTCAGAGCAGCAGCTGCGTGCTGAGCTGCTGTACGTCTACTACCAGATCATCAGCATGCTCACCCAGGCCAGCATCACACGCATCTTCGAACACAAGAAGAACTATGACCTGCGGCGACTACTGGCCGGCTCCGAGAAGATCCTGGATGGCCTCCTCAACCTGGTGGACTCAGACCCCAGCTTCCTGCTGGCAGCGGTGCACTGCTTGCCCCTGACTTCCTCTCTCAGGGACTCCCTCAGCCAGATCCTACAGAAGGCCATCACCCCAAACCTGGTCTTCTCCATCCTCATTGCCAAGAACCAGCTTCTCACCATTGTCCAGGAGAAGACGGTGATTGAGGACACCAGGCTGGAGCCTGCTGATGTCCACCTGCTGCTCAACCTCATTGGGGCCTCCTCTGCCTTCCAGGCTGGAGAGATCTGGACTCCCATCTGCCTGCCTCTCTTTAACCCTGACTGTTACTTCTATGCCTACATCTCCTACCTGGACCCCCCAGAATGCACTGTGTGTCTGCTGCTGCTCTCCACGGATAAGGAGGCTTTTTATGCGGTGGCAGAGTGTAAGAGGAGGATAGAGTTGGCCATGCTGGCTCAGAGCTCTCTGAGGCTCATTGCCAATGCCCACTCCTACAGCGTGAGCCAGGTGGGTGTCTCAGACCTCAGGCACTTCATGTACAAGCCCTTTGATGTCCCAGACAACTACAAGCAGCTCACCCAGTTCACCAG CCCAGAGATGGAGGCTCCCTACAgcacggaggaggagaggatgcgGCTGCTGGACCTGTACCGTTACATGCACGGTCGCATCCACAGCTCCTCCCGGCCCCTCAAGCTCATCTACCACGTGGCAGAGAGGGAAACCCTGCTGGCCTGG GTCACAAGTAAATTTGAGTTGTACACTTGCTTCAGCCCCTTGGTGACTAAGGCCCGTGCCATTAACGCAATAACCAAGCTTCTACGTTGGATCAAGAAGGAGGAGGACCGTCTCTTTATCCGATACCCACCCAAGTATTCAACCACGCCCAACCCCAGCAAAAGCTCCCGCAAGTCTGACCAGCAGGACTCCACAGATAATGGCTTTGCGTCTCTACTATAG
- the LOC124002659 gene encoding vacuolar fusion protein MON1 homolog B-like isoform X5, with protein MAESWRQHRKHVFVLSEAGKPIYSRYGSEEALSSTMGVMMALVSFVQSSDNMIRSVYSDGHTVVFMQKGPLVLVSVSSSRQSEQQLRAELLYVYYQIISMLTQASITRIFEHKKNYDLRRLLAGSEKILDGLLNLVDSDPSFLLAAVHCLPLTSSLRDSLSQILQKAITPNLVFSILIAKNQLLTIVQEKTVIEDTRLEPADVHLLLNLIGASSAFQAGEIWTPICLPLFNPDCYFYAYISYLDPPECTVCLLLLSTDKEAFYAVAECKRRIELAMLAQSSLRLIANAHSYSVSQVGVSDLRHFMYKPFDVPDNYKQLTQFTSPEMEAPYSTEEERMRLLDLYRYMHGRIHSSSRPLKLIYHVAERETLLAWVTSKFELYTCFSPLVTKARAINAITKLLRWIKKEEDRLFIRYPPKYSTTPNPSKSSRKSDQQDSTDNGFASLL; from the exons ATGGCTGAGAGCTGGAGGCAGCACAGGAAGCATGTGTTTGTCCTGAGTGAGGCAGGGAAACCAATCTACTCCCGCTACGGCAGTGAAGAGGCCCTGTCGTCCACCATGGGAGTCATGATGGCACTGGTGTCCTTTGTCCAGAGTAGTGACAACATGATCCGCTCTGTCTACTCAG ACGGGCACACGGTGGTGTTCATGCAGAAGGGTCCTCTGGTGCTGGTGTCTGTGTCAAGCAGCCGTCAGTCAGAGCAGCAGCTGCGTGCTGAGCTGCTGTACGTCTACTACCAGATCATCAGCATGCTCACCCAGGCCAGCATCACACGCATCTTCGAACACAAGAAGAACTATGACCTGCGGCGACTACTGGCCGGCTCCGAGAAGATCCTGGATGGCCTCCTCAACCTGGTGGACTCAGACCCCAGCTTCCTGCTGGCAGCGGTGCACTGCTTGCCCCTGACTTCCTCTCTCAGGGACTCCCTCAGCCAGATCCTACAGAAGGCCATCACCCCAAACCTGGTCTTCTCCATCCTCATTGCCAAGAACCAGCTTCTCACCATTGTCCAGGAGAAGACGGTGATTGAGGACACCAGGCTGGAGCCTGCTGATGTCCACCTGCTGCTCAACCTCATTGGGGCCTCCTCTGCCTTCCAGGCTGGAGAGATCTGGACTCCCATCTGCCTGCCTCTCTTTAACCCTGACTGTTACTTCTATGCCTACATCTCCTACCTGGACCCCCCAGAATGCACTGTGTGTCTGCTGCTGCTCTCCACGGATAAGGAGGCTTTTTATGCGGTGGCAGAGTGTAAGAGGAGGATAGAGTTGGCCATGCTGGCTCAGAGCTCTCTGAGGCTCATTGCCAATGCCCACTCCTACAGCGTGAGCCAGGTGGGTGTCTCAGACCTCAGGCACTTCATGTACAAGCCCTTTGATGTCCCAGACAACTACAAGCAGCTCACCCAGTTCACCAG CCCAGAGATGGAGGCTCCCTACAgcacggaggaggagaggatgcgGCTGCTGGACCTGTACCGTTACATGCACGGTCGCATCCACAGCTCCTCCCGGCCCCTCAAGCTCATCTACCACGTGGCAGAGAGGGAAACCCTGCTGGCCTGG GTCACAAGTAAATTTGAGTTGTACACTTGCTTCAGCCCCTTGGTGACTAAGGCCCGTGCCATTAACGCAATAACCAAGCTTCTACGTTGGATCAAGAAGGAGGAGGACCGTCTCTTTATCCGATACCCACCCAAGTATTCAACCACGCCCAACCCCAGCAAAAGCTCCCGCAAGTCTGACCAGCAGGACTCCACAGATAATGGCTTTGCGTCTCTACTATAG
- the LOC124002659 gene encoding vacuolar fusion protein MON1 homolog B-like isoform X1: protein MNPVTIWIMDVLFVCDVNMERDDNQEKGEMEEIKSENPSSDCTLSTGSADLTPALPSEIHTVPEPAGPVGGDDGTNVTLEEPKNPPPSDTMGEEGTQELEPAPDQELEPAPVQELEPVPDQELEPAPDQVKDEETDECNKTEYHNSSGGQPETVPEEASSSAENVQDDSGEFVVTMLARGKLEQQDMGVKGMSSTLSETGAPEAPPSYRDEDVMAESWRQHRKHVFVLSEAGKPIYSRYGSEEALSSTMGVMMALVSFVQSSDNMIRSVYSDGHTVVFMQKGPLVLVSVSSSRQSEQQLRAELLYVYYQIISMLTQASITRIFEHKKNYDLRRLLAGSEKILDGLLNLVDSDPSFLLAAVHCLPLTSSLRDSLSQILQKAITPNLVFSILIAKNQLLTIVQEKTVIEDTRLEPADVHLLLNLIGASSAFQAGEIWTPICLPLFNPDCYFYAYISYLDPPECTVCLLLLSTDKEAFYAVAECKRRIELAMLAQSSLRLIANAHSYSVSQVGVSDLRHFMYKPFDVPDNYKQLTQFTSPEMEAPYSTEEERMRLLDLYRYMHGRIHSSSRPLKLIYHVAERETLLAWVTSKFELYTCFSPLVTKARAINAITKLLRWIKKEEDRLFIRYPPKYSTTPNPSKSSRKSDQQDSTDNGFASLL from the exons ATGAATCCCGTCACCATTTGGATTATGGATGTGCTGTT TGTTTGTGATgtcaacatggagagagatgacaATCaagaaaagggagagatggaggagataaAGAGTGAGAATCCATCCTCAGACTGCACACTGTCAACTG GTTCTGCTGATCTCACTCCTGCTCTGCCCTCTGAAATTCACACAGTTCCTGAGCCTGCTGGGCCAGTGGGAGGAGACGACGGCACCAATGTGACTTTAGAGGAGCCTAAGAATCCACCTCCATCAGATACTATGGGTGAGGAGGGGACCCAGGAACTAGAACCGGCCCCTGATCAGGAACTAGAACCGGCCCCTGTCCAGGAACTAGAACCGGTCCCTGACCAGGAACTAGAACCGGCTCCTGACCAGGTAAAAGATGAAGAGACTGATGAGTGCAATAAGACAGAATATCATAACAGTTCAGGTGGTCAACCAGAGACTGTGCCAGAAGAGGCTTCATCTTCAGCTGAGAATGTGCAGGACGACTCAGGGGAGTTTGTGGTCACTATGTTGGCCAGAGGTAAACTGGAGCAACAAGATATGGGAGTGAAGGGGATGTCCTCTACACTTTCAGAGACTGGTGCCCCAGAGGCCCCCCCATCCTACCGTGATGAAGACGTGATGGCTGAGAGCTGGAGGCAGCACAGGAAGCATGTGTTTGTCCTGAGTGAGGCAGGGAAACCAATCTACTCCCGCTACGGCAGTGAAGAGGCCCTGTCGTCCACCATGGGAGTCATGATGGCACTGGTGTCCTTTGTCCAGAGTAGTGACAACATGATCCGCTCTGTCTACTCAG ACGGGCACACGGTGGTGTTCATGCAGAAGGGTCCTCTGGTGCTGGTGTCTGTGTCAAGCAGCCGTCAGTCAGAGCAGCAGCTGCGTGCTGAGCTGCTGTACGTCTACTACCAGATCATCAGCATGCTCACCCAGGCCAGCATCACACGCATCTTCGAACACAAGAAGAACTATGACCTGCGGCGACTACTGGCCGGCTCCGAGAAGATCCTGGATGGCCTCCTCAACCTGGTGGACTCAGACCCCAGCTTCCTGCTGGCAGCGGTGCACTGCTTGCCCCTGACTTCCTCTCTCAGGGACTCCCTCAGCCAGATCCTACAGAAGGCCATCACCCCAAACCTGGTCTTCTCCATCCTCATTGCCAAGAACCAGCTTCTCACCATTGTCCAGGAGAAGACGGTGATTGAGGACACCAGGCTGGAGCCTGCTGATGTCCACCTGCTGCTCAACCTCATTGGGGCCTCCTCTGCCTTCCAGGCTGGAGAGATCTGGACTCCCATCTGCCTGCCTCTCTTTAACCCTGACTGTTACTTCTATGCCTACATCTCCTACCTGGACCCCCCAGAATGCACTGTGTGTCTGCTGCTGCTCTCCACGGATAAGGAGGCTTTTTATGCGGTGGCAGAGTGTAAGAGGAGGATAGAGTTGGCCATGCTGGCTCAGAGCTCTCTGAGGCTCATTGCCAATGCCCACTCCTACAGCGTGAGCCAGGTGGGTGTCTCAGACCTCAGGCACTTCATGTACAAGCCCTTTGATGTCCCAGACAACTACAAGCAGCTCACCCAGTTCACCAG CCCAGAGATGGAGGCTCCCTACAgcacggaggaggagaggatgcgGCTGCTGGACCTGTACCGTTACATGCACGGTCGCATCCACAGCTCCTCCCGGCCCCTCAAGCTCATCTACCACGTGGCAGAGAGGGAAACCCTGCTGGCCTGG GTCACAAGTAAATTTGAGTTGTACACTTGCTTCAGCCCCTTGGTGACTAAGGCCCGTGCCATTAACGCAATAACCAAGCTTCTACGTTGGATCAAGAAGGAGGAGGACCGTCTCTTTATCCGATACCCACCCAAGTATTCAACCACGCCCAACCCCAGCAAAAGCTCCCGCAAGTCTGACCAGCAGGACTCCACAGATAATGGCTTTGCGTCTCTACTATAG
- the LOC124002662 gene encoding T-cell leukemia translocation-altered gene protein homolog isoform X1, protein MEEPWDFEFLSRIVDGFVSFLSEFVDDWLANDMRVSIFKILFSWLVVSLIAIHFAWKFYGNTVNDMYYRQGTGGKNGGTPDTTPHRSGWESAAGDNLKTHRE, encoded by the exons ATGGAAGAGCCCTGGGATTTCGAGTTTTTATCCCGCATTGTGGACGGGTTTGTTTCGTTTCTTTCCGAATTTGTTGACGACTGGCTGGCTAATGATATGAGAGTGTCAATATTCAAGATATTGTTTAGTTGGCTCGTTGTCAGTCTCATTGCCATCCATTTCGCTTGGAAATTTTACGGAAACACTGTGAACGATATGTATTACCGACAAG GTACTGGTGGAAAGAATGGAGGCACACCTGACACTACACCTCACAGGAGCGGATG GGAGAGTGCGGCAGGAGACAACCTCAAGACACATCGTGAGTGA
- the LOC124002662 gene encoding T-cell leukemia translocation-altered gene protein homolog isoform X2, translated as MEEPWDFEFLSRIVDGFVSFLSEFVDDWLANDMRVSIFKILFSWLVVSLIAIHFAWKFYGNTVNDMYYRQGTGGKNGGTPDTTPHRSGW; from the exons ATGGAAGAGCCCTGGGATTTCGAGTTTTTATCCCGCATTGTGGACGGGTTTGTTTCGTTTCTTTCCGAATTTGTTGACGACTGGCTGGCTAATGATATGAGAGTGTCAATATTCAAGATATTGTTTAGTTGGCTCGTTGTCAGTCTCATTGCCATCCATTTCGCTTGGAAATTTTACGGAAACACTGTGAACGATATGTATTACCGACAAG GTACTGGTGGAAAGAATGGAGGCACACCTGACACTACACCTCACAGGAGCGGATGGTAG